A DNA window from Mucilaginibacter xinganensis contains the following coding sequences:
- a CDS encoding glucoamylase family protein, with product MKKLILPILILLTGFAMAQPPAAKEDAIKPVGIIKNLTDSALLDVVQRQTFRYFWDFGHPVSGLARERSNVAYDYGNEVVTTGGSGFGIMAMIVADHRKWITHEQAVNRMLKMLLFLSKADSFHGAFPHWLNGTTGKVVPFGRKDDGADIVETSYLFEGLLCARQYFNADNQKEDRIRGMINGLWNDMEWNWFTREGRPNLYWHWSPNNGWAMNFAIRGFNECMITYVLAESATRYPVSADIYRDGWAQSDFFKNGNTYYGHKLPLGFPYGGPLFFSQYTFQALNPKGLKDDYADYWEQNLNHTLINHDYCVDNPKKFKGYGENCWGLTASDNFEGYNAHAPNNDLGVITPTAALSAFPYTPEYSMKALRHFYYDLGDKIWGEYGFTDAFSESHNWYAKSYLAIDQGPIVVMIENHRSGLIWNLFMSCPEVKNGLKKLNFQSPALN from the coding sequence ATGAAGAAACTAATACTGCCCATATTAATATTATTAACTGGTTTTGCAATGGCGCAACCGCCCGCTGCAAAAGAGGATGCGATTAAGCCCGTAGGGATCATTAAAAATCTTACCGACAGCGCCTTGCTTGATGTTGTGCAGCGGCAAACTTTCCGGTATTTCTGGGACTTTGGGCACCCCGTTAGCGGCCTTGCCCGCGAGCGGAGCAATGTGGCTTACGACTACGGAAACGAAGTGGTTACCACCGGGGGATCGGGCTTTGGAATTATGGCTATGATTGTGGCCGATCACCGTAAATGGATCACGCACGAACAGGCTGTGAACCGGATGCTGAAGATGCTGTTGTTTTTAAGCAAGGCTGATTCTTTTCACGGTGCATTTCCACATTGGCTTAACGGAACTACTGGTAAGGTAGTACCTTTTGGCCGTAAAGATGACGGTGCCGATATTGTTGAAACTTCGTACCTTTTTGAGGGGCTGCTTTGCGCCCGGCAATATTTTAACGCCGATAACCAAAAAGAGGATCGTATTCGGGGGATGATAAACGGTTTGTGGAACGACATGGAATGGAACTGGTTTACCCGTGAGGGCAGACCAAACTTATACTGGCATTGGTCGCCCAACAATGGCTGGGCCATGAACTTTGCTATCCGCGGCTTTAATGAGTGTATGATCACCTACGTGTTGGCCGAATCTGCAACCCGGTACCCGGTAAGCGCAGACATTTATCGCGATGGATGGGCGCAAAGCGATTTTTTTAAAAACGGCAATACTTATTACGGGCATAAACTGCCCCTGGGCTTTCCTTACGGCGGCCCGCTTTTCTTTTCGCAATACACTTTCCAGGCGCTTAACCCAAAAGGTTTAAAGGATGATTATGCCGACTATTGGGAGCAGAATTTAAATCACACCCTGATTAACCATGATTATTGCGTTGATAACCCTAAAAAATTTAAAGGTTATGGCGAAAACTGCTGGGGATTAACCGCAAGTGATAATTTTGAAGGTTATAATGCCCATGCCCCAAATAACGACCTCGGCGTGATCACACCTACAGCAGCCTTATCGGCGTTTCCTTATACACCGGAATATTCGATGAAGGCACTGCGTCATTTTTATTATGATTTGGGCGATAAGATCTGGGGTGAATATGGTTTTACAGATGCATTCAGCGAATCGCATAATTGGTATGCAAAATCGTATCTTGCCATTGACCAGGGGCCGATTGTGGTAATGATTGAAAATCACCGCAGCGGCTTAATCTGGAACTTATTTATGAGCTGTCCGGAGGTGAAGAACGGTTTGAAAAAACTTAACTTCCAAAGCCCGGCGCTGAACTAA
- a CDS encoding SusC/RagA family TonB-linked outer membrane protein, whose translation MKRIFTISGLVLLCFLFMNAAIAQSITVKGKVTDAKTGETLIGVSVAVTGTSTGTQTDVNGAFAINAPSNATLKVSYIGYATLQVAINGQSAIDIKLQPSTNELQQVVVIGYGTQRKLDNTGSVSSVKGVEISKQASTNALSSLQGKVSGVNITNNGSPGSSPQISIRGLGTIFGNVSPLFVVDGTWYSDISFLNNNDIENITILKDASSTAIYGVRAANGVVLVTTKHGVKGKPVITYNGYVGFQAATNQVKMANATEYATAVNELINYSNKGVAAADAKPPLFDNPASFGKGTDWYGQILRNALVTNHQVSLSGGSDKVTYNYSFGYLDQDGLVRNNNYQRYTLHFSNDFTPIKALKVGYSANGVFSTSKDIPGGIFHQLYSAAPTLPVFYKDGAYGDPADYGTGNGNNFNPEATLDFNNAKTITHRLTGDVHAELAILKNLKFRTSFGGDLGQVESRIYSPVYKATIAQTRTISNLDITHNETRNWIWENTLTYDYKVKDHKLTALVGYSAQNNRVYQNEAKADNVPYSSSGNLHTSFPDGANVTFIPTAADQLHTRTLSQFGRVNYSFKDKYLLNASIRRDGASQFYPNPYGWFPSIGGGWVITNEEFMKGQHIFDNLKLRGSWGKVGNSVVPINPSIQTVSADPYLTAIFGNPQVPTQGGSINTVVPPFIVWEKGVSSDFGIEGAFLNNRLSFEADYYNRRTEDAIFAIPILASVGTNSGSIIGNQATIQNRGFEFVLSWKDQPTKEFSYSFSGNIGVNTNKVLDVQSGKNPIYSGGNGIANGNLATRTVVGEPIGEFYGYKVTGVFQTVAEVAASNQKNAQPGDFIYQDMNGDHSIDSRDRTVLGNPNPKISYGFNTAFTYKQFDLAIDLQGVADVSVYNANIGFRFGNENFTQDFYDHRWHGAGTSTTYPSTNVGSNDNSKPNSFFVESGAYFRVRNAQLGYTLPGNSLRKYGVQRIRFYANAQNAINIFGYKGFTPEIGGGVGNLGIDSEVYPLFATYNFGVNVTF comes from the coding sequence ATGAAGAGAATTTTTACAATCTCAGGGTTAGTATTGTTATGTTTCCTATTTATGAATGCTGCAATTGCACAAAGCATTACCGTAAAGGGTAAGGTTACAGATGCAAAAACAGGCGAAACACTTATTGGTGTCAGCGTTGCAGTAACCGGAACATCTACAGGTACTCAAACCGACGTTAATGGCGCGTTTGCGATTAACGCTCCATCGAACGCAACTTTAAAGGTATCCTACATCGGTTATGCCACATTACAAGTTGCTATAAACGGACAGTCAGCAATTGACATCAAACTACAACCGAGCACTAACGAACTGCAACAGGTTGTGGTGATTGGATACGGTACTCAGCGAAAGCTTGATAATACAGGTTCAGTTTCGTCTGTTAAAGGTGTTGAAATTTCCAAACAGGCCTCAACAAACGCATTGAGTTCATTGCAAGGCAAAGTGTCTGGAGTTAACATCACAAATAATGGTTCGCCGGGTTCATCTCCTCAAATCAGCATCCGTGGTTTGGGAACCATTTTTGGTAATGTAAGCCCGCTATTTGTTGTTGATGGCACCTGGTATAGTGATATTAGTTTTTTAAATAACAATGATATTGAAAACATTACTATACTAAAAGATGCTTCAAGTACGGCTATTTATGGTGTACGTGCAGCGAATGGTGTTGTACTTGTTACCACAAAACATGGGGTAAAAGGAAAGCCGGTAATCACTTATAACGGATATGTAGGCTTTCAGGCAGCTACAAACCAGGTGAAAATGGCCAATGCTACCGAATATGCTACGGCTGTTAACGAGTTAATAAATTATAGTAATAAAGGCGTTGCTGCTGCCGATGCTAAACCGCCATTATTTGATAATCCGGCAAGTTTTGGAAAAGGAACTGACTGGTATGGACAGATCCTTAGGAACGCTTTGGTAACCAATCACCAGGTTTCATTAAGCGGCGGTAGTGATAAAGTTACCTATAATTACTCTTTTGGCTATTTAGATCAGGACGGGCTTGTTCGCAATAATAACTACCAGCGTTACACCCTGCATTTTTCCAACGATTTTACACCGATTAAGGCACTAAAAGTGGGCTATAGTGCAAACGGTGTATTTAGTACATCTAAAGATATTCCGGGTGGTATTTTTCACCAGTTATATTCGGCTGCGCCAACATTACCGGTATTTTACAAGGACGGTGCTTACGGCGATCCAGCTGATTATGGCACAGGTAACGGTAACAACTTTAACCCGGAAGCTACATTAGACTTTAATAATGCCAAAACAATCACTCACCGTTTAACAGGAGACGTGCATGCCGAATTAGCAATATTAAAAAATTTAAAATTCAGAACCAGTTTCGGTGGTGATTTAGGCCAGGTTGAATCAAGGATCTACTCACCGGTTTATAAAGCAACGATAGCGCAGACCAGGACTATTTCAAACCTGGATATTACCCATAATGAAACCCGTAACTGGATTTGGGAAAATACGCTTACTTATGACTACAAGGTAAAAGATCACAAGTTAACCGCTTTGGTGGGCTATAGCGCTCAAAATAACCGGGTTTACCAAAATGAAGCAAAGGCAGATAACGTGCCGTACAGCTCAAGCGGTAATCTGCACACCTCATTTCCTGACGGTGCAAACGTTACTTTTATTCCTACAGCTGCTGATCAGTTGCACACCCGCACCTTATCGCAATTTGGGCGTGTTAACTATTCATTCAAGGATAAATATTTATTGAATGCTTCAATTCGTCGTGACGGAGCCTCTCAATTTTATCCAAATCCTTATGGTTGGTTCCCATCAATAGGTGGTGGTTGGGTAATTACCAATGAGGAATTTATGAAAGGGCAGCACATTTTTGATAATTTAAAACTGCGTGGAAGCTGGGGTAAAGTAGGTAACTCTGTAGTTCCTATCAATCCATCGATACAAACTGTTTCTGCCGATCCTTACCTTACAGCTATTTTTGGTAATCCACAGGTTCCAACCCAGGGCGGAAGCATAAACACCGTTGTTCCTCCATTTATAGTTTGGGAAAAAGGGGTATCAAGCGATTTTGGTATCGAGGGAGCGTTTTTAAACAACAGGTTATCGTTCGAAGCTGATTACTACAACAGGAGAACTGAAGATGCAATATTTGCAATTCCTATTCTTGCATCAGTAGGTACAAACAGCGGTTCAATTATAGGAAATCAGGCTACTATTCAAAACAGAGGTTTTGAGTTTGTGTTGAGCTGGAAAGACCAGCCTACCAAAGAGTTTTCATATTCATTTAGCGGTAATATAGGTGTAAACACTAACAAAGTGCTTGATGTGCAAAGTGGTAAAAATCCAATTTACAGTGGCGGAAATGGCATTGCTAATGGCAATTTAGCTACGCGTACTGTTGTTGGCGAGCCAATTGGCGAGTTTTACGGCTATAAAGTTACCGGTGTTTTTCAAACCGTTGCTGAGGTTGCAGCGTCTAACCAAAAGAATGCGCAGCCCGGGGATTTTATTTACCAGGATATGAATGGAGATCATTCAATTGATAGCCGTGACAGAACTGTACTTGGCAACCCTAATCCAAAGATTAGCTATGGTTTTAACACTGCATTTACTTACAAACAGTTTGATTTGGCAATAGACCTTCAGGGCGTTGCTGATGTAAGTGTTTATAATGCAAACATTGGTTTCCGTTTTGGTAATGAAAACTTCACCCAGGATTTTTATGATCATCGCTGGCATGGGGCGGGTACTTCTACAACATATCCGTCAACAAATGTAGGTTCTAATGACAATTCAAAACCAAACTCATTCTTTGTTGAAAGCGGAGCATATTTTCGTGTAAGAAATGCACAGTTAGGCTATACTTTACCGGGCAATTCACTTAGAAAATATGGCGTGCAAAGAATAAGGTTTTATGCCAATGCCCAAAACGCAATAAACATATTTGGGTATAAAGGTTTTACACCTGAAATTGGCGGTGGGGTAGGTAATTTGGGTATCGATTCAGAGGTTTACCCTTTGTTTGCTACTTACAATTTTGGTGTTAACGTTACTTTTTAA
- a CDS encoding family 43 glycosylhydrolase yields MKKYLICFTICLLLAATSSIAQQKQKTYCNPINIDYGYTPIPNFATQGKHRATADPVITMYKGDYYLFSTNQWGYWWSHDMYHWNFIFRHFLRPEHKVYDDLCAPAVFVRGDTLMVFGSTYSANFPIWMSTNPKANEWKEAIHEFEPGGWDPDFFSDDDGKLYMYNGSSNTYPLYGAEIDPKTFHLKAYRKEMYFLQPFRYGWQRFGEYLDDTFLDPFIEGAWMTKNNGKYYLQYGAPGTEFSGYADGVVVGDSPLGPFTPQSMPFSYKPGGFARGAGHGSTYTDAWGNYWHIATIVIGVKNSFERRLGIWPTGFDNDGVMYSNTAFGDYPTYLPDGKEDHLKSRFTGWMLLNYNKPVWVSSTLGGYMPNNAVDESIKTYWSAKTGNAGEWITSDLGNESTVNAIQINYADQDATILGKSTDTYTQYKLFYSSDNKKWKMLTDKSRNKTDVPHDYIELPQPIKARYIKLENVHMPTGKFAISGLRVFGNGGGARPDTVQGFIVLRTEKDKRSAWIKWQTVDNAFAYNIYTGTAPDKLYNCIMIHTANEYYFKAMDKEKPYYFQIEAINENGVSERTKVMKVE; encoded by the coding sequence ATGAAAAAGTATCTCATTTGCTTTACCATTTGCCTGTTACTGGCAGCTACGTCATCAATCGCGCAGCAAAAACAAAAAACCTACTGTAACCCGATAAACATTGATTACGGTTATACCCCCATTCCCAACTTCGCGACACAAGGAAAACACCGCGCCACAGCCGACCCGGTTATAACCATGTATAAAGGTGATTATTACCTGTTCTCCACCAACCAATGGGGTTACTGGTGGAGCCACGATATGTACCACTGGAATTTTATCTTCCGGCATTTTTTAAGGCCTGAACACAAGGTTTATGATGATTTGTGTGCGCCTGCAGTTTTTGTACGTGGCGATACGCTGATGGTATTTGGTTCCACTTATTCGGCAAATTTCCCTATCTGGATGAGTACCAACCCGAAAGCTAACGAATGGAAAGAAGCTATCCACGAGTTTGAGCCGGGTGGATGGGACCCCGATTTTTTCAGCGACGATGATGGTAAACTGTATATGTACAATGGCAGCAGCAACACTTATCCATTGTATGGTGCCGAGATAGATCCTAAAACTTTTCATTTAAAAGCCTATCGCAAAGAAATGTATTTCCTGCAGCCGTTCCGTTATGGCTGGCAGCGTTTCGGTGAATACCTGGACGATACCTTCCTCGACCCCTTTATTGAAGGTGCCTGGATGACCAAAAACAATGGCAAATATTATTTGCAATATGGCGCCCCCGGCACCGAGTTTAGCGGCTATGCCGATGGGGTAGTGGTGGGCGATAGTCCGTTGGGGCCCTTTACGCCGCAAAGTATGCCGTTTAGCTATAAACCCGGCGGTTTTGCCCGGGGTGCGGGCCATGGCAGCACCTATACTGATGCATGGGGTAATTACTGGCACATAGCTACTATTGTTATTGGCGTTAAGAATAGTTTTGAACGCAGACTTGGGATCTGGCCTACCGGGTTTGATAACGATGGGGTAATGTACAGCAATACCGCGTTTGGCGATTACCCTACCTATTTGCCCGATGGAAAAGAAGACCATTTAAAAAGCCGCTTTACCGGCTGGATGCTGCTGAACTATAACAAACCGGTTTGGGTTTCTTCAACGCTGGGTGGTTACATGCCAAATAATGCTGTTGATGAAAGCATAAAAACCTACTGGAGTGCCAAAACTGGGAATGCCGGCGAGTGGATAACCAGCGACCTTGGTAACGAAAGCACCGTAAACGCCATCCAGATAAACTATGCTGATCAGGATGCAACCATCCTGGGTAAATCAACCGACACTTATACCCAATACAAGCTGTTTTACTCTTCTGACAATAAAAAATGGAAGATGCTTACAGATAAGAGCCGGAATAAAACAGATGTACCGCATGATTATATTGAATTGCCTCAACCTATAAAGGCACGTTACATTAAACTGGAAAATGTGCACATGCCAACCGGCAAATTTGCCATTAGCGGTTTACGGGTATTTGGAAACGGGGGAGGGGCCAGGCCGGATACCGTGCAGGGCTTTATAGTATTACGTACTGAAAAAGATAAACGCAGCGCCTGGATAAAATGGCAAACTGTTGATAACGCTTTTGCCTACAATATATACACCGGAACAGCGCCCGATAAGCTTTATAACTGCATCATGATCCACACCGCTAACGAGTATTACTTTAAAGCGATGGATAAAGAAAAGCCCTATTATTTTCAGATAGAAGCCATTAATGAAAACGGCGTATCAGAACGGACTAAGGTTATGAAAGTAGAGTAA
- a CDS encoding RagB/SusD family nutrient uptake outer membrane protein has product MKNSKKILQKALGISFLVSITIFQGCKKSFLDVNPAGNQAASQFWKTQDDATKAVSAMYANLHEWTNIAFAPIAVESMGSDDVEKGSTAVDAAFMNDFHNFTANSGEGQIADFWGGEYKTINFANQVLDNVPGISMDATLKNRYLAEAKFVRAWAYFRLVRAFGDVPLRLHVPKGASEYNIPRTPKAQVWAAIETDLTDAAAVLPQSYGAADIGRITKGAALTLHAKVAMYQKKWSDVLNFTNQVMGLGYTLFPNYEQMFRTSNKNNSESIFEIQCALVPNNPDASNSQYSQVQGVDGSTGGGWGFNVPSASLVAAYEAGDPRKDATIIFRGETTPEGDVIPSNGNSSMYNQKSYVPFSQYVSGYNEGCQQNKIALRYADVLLMNAEANNELGSSAAALVPLELVRARARSGNGAVLPKITTTDQAALRTAIYNERRVELALEFDRYFDVIRQGRGVEVFGSRGFTAGKNEVWPLPQNEIDLSAGTLVQNPNY; this is encoded by the coding sequence ATGAAGAATAGTAAAAAAATATTGCAGAAGGCGCTTGGAATAAGCTTTCTTGTATCAATTACAATATTCCAGGGCTGTAAAAAGAGCTTTTTGGATGTAAACCCCGCGGGTAATCAGGCAGCTTCACAATTTTGGAAAACTCAGGATGATGCTACAAAGGCTGTTAGCGCTATGTATGCCAACCTGCACGAGTGGACAAATATTGCATTTGCACCTATTGCTGTCGAAAGCATGGGGTCTGACGATGTAGAAAAAGGAAGTACTGCCGTGGACGCAGCGTTTATGAACGACTTTCACAATTTTACAGCAAACTCAGGCGAAGGTCAGATCGCTGATTTTTGGGGTGGCGAATATAAAACCATCAACTTTGCCAACCAGGTTTTAGACAATGTACCCGGTATTAGCATGGATGCAACATTAAAAAACAGGTACTTGGCTGAAGCTAAATTTGTAAGGGCTTGGGCGTATTTTAGACTGGTAAGAGCTTTTGGCGATGTGCCGTTACGTTTGCACGTACCAAAGGGGGCTTCTGAATATAATATTCCGCGCACACCAAAGGCGCAGGTTTGGGCTGCAATTGAAACAGATTTAACCGATGCCGCTGCTGTATTGCCGCAATCATACGGAGCTGCTGATATAGGCCGTATTACTAAGGGAGCTGCGTTAACCTTGCACGCTAAAGTTGCTATGTATCAAAAGAAATGGAGTGATGTGCTTAACTTCACTAACCAGGTAATGGGCTTGGGTTACACACTGTTTCCTAACTATGAGCAGATGTTCAGAACCAGCAATAAAAACAATTCCGAATCAATTTTTGAAATTCAATGCGCGCTTGTTCCAAATAATCCTGATGCTTCAAACTCGCAGTATTCACAAGTACAGGGGGTTGATGGCTCCACAGGTGGCGGATGGGGCTTTAATGTACCCAGCGCGAGCCTTGTTGCTGCCTACGAAGCTGGCGATCCGCGAAAAGATGCGACCATAATTTTCAGGGGCGAAACAACTCCCGAGGGGGATGTTATCCCATCAAACGGAAATAGTAGTATGTACAACCAAAAATCATACGTGCCGTTTAGCCAGTATGTATCAGGCTACAATGAGGGCTGTCAACAAAACAAAATTGCATTACGCTACGCCGATGTATTGCTGATGAACGCTGAAGCTAATAATGAACTGGGCAGTTCGGCCGCTGCTTTGGTTCCATTGGAATTGGTTAGGGCGCGTGCAAGGTCAGGTAATGGTGCGGTTTTACCTAAAATAACTACTACCGACCAGGCAGCGTTGCGTACAGCAATTTATAACGAAAGAAGGGTAGAGTTGGCTTTAGAATTTGACCGTTACTTTGATGTAATCCGTCAGGGAAGAGGTGTGGAAGTTTTTGGTTCAAGAGGATTTACAGCAGGTAAGAACGAAGTTTGGCCTTTGCCGCAAAACGAAATTGATTTAAGTGCGGGAACTTTAGTTCAAAACCCTAACTATTAA
- a CDS encoding glucoamylase family protein produces the protein MKYFKVYSGLWLLVILMACSKGKTVTPTPPAPPVPASFSFNALKVNGVYNGFTYVNVNTKPVIKISFNAPVNHTSVTGSVSLKTKTGTAATFSTTYENNDSTIVINPAALQPITQYALEVSTGLLSSANGSLQSSLAIKLTTAIDSINKFPVISDDQLLDLVEKQTLKYFWEFGHPTSGLARERNTSGDVVTTGGSGFGIMAIVAGVNRSFITRADGLARMQKIVSFLKNTAQKFHGAFPHWMNGATGAVVPFSAQDDGADLVETSYLMQGLLTARQYFNGAGVAETGLRTDINAIWNNVEWDWFRQNNQNTLFWHWSSNYAWSSNMQVNGWDEALITYVMAASSTTHTIPKVVYDNGWALNGAIKNGNTFYGVKLPLGPDAGGPLFFAQYSFLGINPNGLADAYASYDVQNKAHTQINYNYCVTNPKAYNGYSADCWGLTASDIENGYTASSPTNDVGVIAPTAAIASLPYTPTQSMQALKFFYYKLGDKTWGQYGFYDAFNLNTTWFADSYLAIDQGPIIVMTENYRSGLLWNLFMSCPEVKTGMKKLGFTSPNL, from the coding sequence ATGAAGTATTTTAAAGTTTATAGCGGGTTATGGCTATTGGTGATATTGATGGCGTGCAGCAAGGGAAAAACAGTTACCCCGACACCACCGGCTCCCCCGGTGCCTGCCTCTTTCAGTTTTAATGCGTTAAAAGTAAATGGTGTGTATAACGGTTTTACTTATGTTAATGTAAATACTAAACCGGTTATTAAAATATCATTCAACGCGCCGGTAAATCATACCTCTGTAACCGGCAGTGTGAGTTTGAAAACTAAAACAGGCACGGCAGCAACGTTTAGCACCACTTATGAAAATAATGATAGCACCATTGTTATCAACCCTGCAGCCTTGCAGCCCATAACCCAGTATGCGCTGGAAGTATCAACCGGACTGCTGTCATCAGCAAATGGTTCGCTGCAATCCAGCCTTGCTATAAAGCTGACTACCGCTATTGATTCAATAAATAAATTCCCTGTTATTTCTGATGATCAGCTACTGGATCTGGTGGAGAAACAAACCCTAAAATATTTCTGGGAATTCGGGCATCCCACCAGCGGCCTGGCGCGCGAGCGCAATACCTCGGGCGACGTTGTAACCACCGGCGGATCAGGCTTTGGCATAATGGCTATTGTTGCCGGCGTAAACCGCAGCTTTATTACACGCGCCGATGGTTTGGCCAGGATGCAAAAGATCGTATCTTTCTTAAAAAATACCGCTCAAAAGTTTCATGGTGCTTTCCCGCACTGGATGAATGGTGCCACCGGCGCAGTAGTTCCCTTTAGTGCGCAGGATGACGGTGCTGATTTGGTAGAGACCAGCTACCTAATGCAGGGGCTTTTAACTGCCCGTCAGTATTTTAACGGGGCCGGCGTTGCCGAAACCGGATTAAGAACAGATATCAATGCCATCTGGAATAATGTGGAATGGGACTGGTTCAGGCAAAACAACCAGAATACCTTGTTCTGGCACTGGAGCTCCAATTATGCATGGTCATCCAATATGCAGGTTAATGGCTGGGACGAAGCATTAATAACTTATGTTATGGCCGCGTCATCCACCACGCATACCATTCCTAAGGTTGTTTATGATAATGGCTGGGCGCTAAATGGTGCTATAAAAAACGGGAACACTTTTTACGGGGTTAAATTACCACTTGGCCCCGACGCTGGCGGCCCTTTGTTTTTTGCACAGTATTCATTTTTGGGCATCAATCCAAATGGTTTAGCTGACGCCTATGCCAGTTACGATGTGCAGAACAAGGCACACACGCAAATAAATTATAACTATTGTGTAACCAACCCTAAAGCTTACAATGGCTACAGTGCGGATTGCTGGGGATTAACCGCGAGCGATATTGAAAATGGCTATACGGCGAGTTCGCCCACTAATGATGTTGGCGTTATAGCACCCACAGCGGCAATAGCTTCGTTGCCTTACACACCAACACAATCTATGCAGGCTTTAAAATTCTTTTACTATAAACTGGGCGACAAAACCTGGGGCCAGTATGGGTTTTATGATGCATTTAATTTAAATACCACCTGGTTTGCCGACTCATACCTGGCCATTGACCAGGGGCCAATAATTGTAATGACCGAAAACTACCGGAGCGGCCTGTTGTGGAATTTATTTATGAGCTGCCCCGAAGTTAAAACGGGCATGAAGAAACTGGGCTTTACCAGCCCTAACTTATAG
- a CDS encoding LamG domain-containing protein, with product MRTTKNILIAGATAAAVIFTISSCQKSFDAKTYAPSKPLPKIEGFSNSKDVAAANLVAYWPFNGSLTDSVSATNGVATGTSFTTGVIGKGLQGADNGYVVSDVPAAVKSLHDFTVSLWVKTPQNTNALGVFDIDNDQAGGAGFWGSLAIFFDNGGSATTGILKVHAFSITGSEAGKDAWEGGYTVDNPWNTWINIMVSYSDASSTVSVYYNGAVAGINTVNGFAPLDWSKAKKMVFGTLQFQTTPSLTANTGAQPWAGYLTGSMDQVRIYNKALSTSEIRGLYGLEKAGR from the coding sequence ATGAGAACAACAAAAAATATACTTATAGCAGGAGCCACGGCTGCTGCTGTAATTTTCACTATATCCTCATGTCAGAAAAGTTTTGATGCAAAAACATACGCGCCATCAAAACCACTGCCTAAAATTGAAGGGTTTTCAAACTCAAAGGATGTGGCTGCAGCGAATTTAGTTGCATACTGGCCATTTAACGGTTCGCTTACCGATAGTGTTTCGGCAACAAATGGTGTTGCAACTGGTACCAGCTTTACCACAGGTGTTATTGGCAAGGGCTTGCAGGGAGCAGATAATGGTTACGTGGTGAGCGATGTACCCGCAGCTGTTAAAAGCCTGCATGACTTTACGGTAAGTCTTTGGGTAAAGACGCCTCAAAACACAAATGCGCTGGGCGTTTTTGATATCGATAACGACCAGGCAGGCGGTGCAGGTTTTTGGGGGAGCCTCGCTATATTCTTTGATAACGGTGGTTCGGCTACAACCGGGATATTGAAAGTACACGCATTTAGCATTACAGGTAGCGAAGCCGGCAAAGACGCCTGGGAAGGTGGTTATACTGTTGACAATCCGTGGAACACTTGGATTAATATTATGGTAAGTTATAGCGACGCCAGTTCAACAGTTAGTGTATATTACAATGGCGCAGTTGCGGGGATTAATACAGTAAATGGTTTTGCTCCCCTTGATTGGTCAAAAGCCAAAAAAATGGTTTTTGGAACCTTACAGTTCCAAACTACGCCGTCACTTACCGCTAATACAGGCGCTCAACCATGGGCAGGTTATTTAACAGGGTCAATGGACCAGGTGCGAATTTATAATAAAGCGTTATCCACTTCAGAAATAAGGGGATTATACGGTTTAGAGAAAGCCGGAAGGTAA